One genomic window of Niveibacterium sp. SC-1 includes the following:
- a CDS encoding bifunctional nicotinamide-nucleotide adenylyltransferase/Nudix hydroxylase — translation MSEYTHDLAVLVGRFQPFHKGHQTLLDRALASAARVVVVLGSALRARDAKNPFTWEERAQMTGLALSEEQRARLSFVPVRDYYDDRLWRDAVAQAIGREGGGRVALVGFFKDASSYYLNLFPDWDFLPVEREHPIDATGVRRALFESQDAAARRAVLLSVLHPAVVDYLHGWACQGWFPRLQREHASLQKYRESWSGAPYEPIFVTVDSVLRAAGHVLLIRRGGEMGEGLWALPGGFVEPQERLLQSALRELREETGFGVLELTLAGALREVAVFDHPSRSQRGRTITHAHFFDLGEVRLPEVRGGDDAAHAAWVPVAELAALETSFFEDHYTILSHFLGLARELPE, via the coding sequence ATGAGTGAATACACCCACGACCTGGCCGTGCTGGTCGGCCGCTTCCAGCCCTTCCACAAAGGTCATCAGACCCTGCTCGACCGCGCGCTCGCCAGCGCCGCCCGCGTGGTCGTCGTGCTCGGCTCGGCCTTGCGTGCCCGCGACGCCAAGAACCCCTTCACCTGGGAGGAGCGCGCGCAGATGACCGGCCTCGCGCTCAGCGAGGAGCAACGCGCGCGCCTGAGTTTCGTACCGGTGCGCGACTACTACGACGACCGGCTCTGGCGCGACGCGGTGGCGCAGGCGATCGGCCGCGAAGGCGGCGGCCGCGTCGCCCTGGTCGGTTTCTTCAAGGACGCCTCCAGCTACTACCTGAACCTCTTCCCAGACTGGGACTTCCTGCCGGTCGAGCGCGAACACCCGATCGACGCCACCGGCGTGCGCCGCGCGTTGTTCGAGAGCCAGGACGCGGCGGCCCGCCGGGCGGTGCTGCTCAGCGTGCTGCATCCCGCGGTGGTCGACTACCTGCATGGCTGGGCTTGCCAGGGTTGGTTTCCGCGGCTGCAACGCGAACACGCGAGCCTGCAGAAATACCGCGAGTCCTGGTCGGGTGCCCCCTACGAACCGATCTTCGTGACGGTGGACTCGGTGCTCAGGGCGGCCGGCCATGTGCTGCTGATCCGTCGTGGCGGCGAGATGGGCGAGGGCCTGTGGGCGCTGCCCGGCGGCTTCGTCGAGCCGCAGGAGCGCCTGCTGCAGTCTGCCCTGCGCGAACTGCGCGAGGAGACCGGTTTCGGCGTGCTCGAACTCACGCTAGCCGGGGCGCTCCGCGAAGTGGCGGTGTTCGATCACCCGAGCCGCAGCCAGCGTGGGCGCACCATCACCCATGCGCACTTCTTCGACCTGGGCGAGGTACGCCTGCCCGAGGTCCGCGGCGGCGACGACGCCGCCCATGCCGCATGGGTGCCGGTGGCGGAACTCGCGGCGCTGGAGACCAGCTTCTTCGAGGACCACTACACCATCCTCAGTCACTTCCTCGGCCTCGCGCGGGAGTTGCCGGAATGA
- the pncB gene encoding nicotinate phosphoribosyltransferase has product MSSFQPASFQPVVRSLLENDLYKFTMWQALLHQHPGASAEYGFVCRSQTRFPLAELREEVERQLDHLCSLSFSEEELAYLRGLRFIKGDFVDFLSVFRFQRRFIKVATEGDKLTIHAEGPLVHVMGFEIFVLYIVNEVYFRRIGDTGERLAEGRRRLADKVALVKAQRFERRHPFVVTDFGLRRRYSGAWQDEVVSTLQRELPQYFTGTSNVHLARTLGLTPIGTMAHEYLQAFQALGFRLRDSQRAALEGWVHEYRGDLGIALTDVIGMDAFLADFDLYFAKLFDGLRHDSGDPFEWGEKALTHYQKLRIDANTKRLTFSDALDFPRSFALYERFADRIAPAFGIGTHLTNDTGVPALNVVMKMLSCNGQPTAKLSDSPGKTLCDDAVFLAYLRQVFNKPE; this is encoded by the coding sequence ATGTCCAGCTTCCAGCCCGCCAGCTTCCAGCCTGTCGTCCGCAGCCTTCTGGAGAACGATCTCTACAAGTTCACCATGTGGCAGGCGCTGCTGCACCAGCACCCGGGTGCCAGCGCCGAGTACGGTTTCGTCTGCCGCAGCCAGACCCGCTTCCCGCTCGCCGAACTGCGCGAGGAGGTCGAACGCCAGCTCGACCACCTGTGCTCGCTGAGCTTCAGCGAAGAGGAGCTCGCCTACCTGCGCGGCCTGCGCTTCATCAAGGGTGACTTCGTCGACTTCCTCTCGGTCTTCCGCTTCCAGCGGCGCTTCATCAAGGTCGCCACCGAGGGCGACAAGCTGACGATCCACGCCGAGGGCCCGCTGGTGCACGTGATGGGTTTCGAGATCTTCGTGCTCTACATCGTCAACGAGGTGTACTTCCGCCGCATCGGTGACACGGGCGAACGGCTCGCCGAAGGTCGCCGTCGCCTCGCCGACAAGGTCGCCCTGGTGAAGGCGCAGCGCTTCGAGCGCCGGCATCCTTTCGTGGTGACCGACTTCGGTTTGCGCCGCCGCTATTCCGGCGCCTGGCAGGACGAAGTCGTGAGCACCCTGCAGCGCGAACTGCCGCAGTACTTCACCGGCACCTCGAACGTGCACCTCGCGCGCACGCTGGGGCTCACGCCCATCGGCACCATGGCGCACGAATACCTGCAGGCCTTCCAGGCCCTGGGTTTCCGCCTGCGCGACTCGCAGCGTGCGGCGCTGGAAGGCTGGGTTCACGAGTACCGCGGCGACCTCGGCATCGCGCTCACCGACGTGATCGGCATGGATGCCTTCCTCGCCGATTTCGACCTCTACTTCGCCAAGCTCTTCGACGGCCTGCGCCACGATTCGGGCGATCCCTTCGAATGGGGCGAGAAGGCGCTCACGCACTACCAGAAGCTGCGCATTGACGCGAACACCAAGCGCCTGACCTTCTCCGACGCGCTGGACTTCCCGCGCAGCTTCGCGCTCTACGAACGCTTTGCCGACCGCATCGCGCCCGCCTTCGGCATCGGCACGCATCTCACCAACGACACCGGCGTACCTGCGCTCAACGTGGTGATGAAGATGCTCAGCTGCAACGGTCAGCCCACCGCCAAGCTCTCCGATTCGCCGGGCAAGACCCTGTGCGACGACGCCGTCTTCCTGGCCTACCTGCGCCAGGTCTTCAACAAGCCGGAGTAA
- a CDS encoding NUDIX domain-containing protein, with the protein MSRPDPRTAEAYPNIICTVDVVLLVLRNNALHVALLKREQMPFKGRLALPGGYIHAQEDGDAEASAARVLREKAGVSSPYLEQLGSFSGARRDPRGWSVSLAYYALVAPDLLSETAHPELAILPVDALPEPLPFDHARILAAAVERLRAKSQYSSLPCHLAGEAFTLPELQQIYEAVMGSTINKVSFRRKMDEMDMLEAVPGAQRADGPFRPAQLYRLKPAFRTRLKLINRGF; encoded by the coding sequence GTGAGCAGACCCGATCCCAGAACCGCGGAAGCGTATCCCAACATCATCTGCACGGTGGACGTCGTGCTGCTGGTCTTGCGGAACAATGCCCTGCATGTGGCGCTGCTCAAGCGGGAGCAGATGCCCTTCAAGGGTCGGCTGGCACTGCCCGGTGGCTACATCCACGCGCAGGAGGACGGCGACGCCGAAGCCTCCGCGGCGCGGGTGCTGCGCGAGAAGGCAGGCGTGAGCAGCCCTTACCTGGAGCAGCTCGGCAGCTTCTCCGGTGCGCGCCGCGATCCGCGCGGCTGGTCCGTCTCGCTCGCCTATTACGCGCTGGTGGCGCCCGACCTGCTCTCCGAGACTGCACATCCGGAGCTCGCAATCCTGCCGGTCGACGCGCTGCCCGAGCCCCTGCCTTTCGACCATGCGCGGATCCTCGCTGCGGCGGTCGAGCGCCTGCGGGCGAAGTCGCAGTACTCGTCCCTGCCCTGCCACCTCGCCGGCGAGGCCTTCACCCTGCCGGAGCTCCAGCAGATCTACGAAGCGGTGATGGGCAGCACCATCAACAAGGTGAGCTTCCGCCGCAAGATGGACGAGATGGACATGCTCGAAGCGGTGCCCGGTGCCCAGCGCGCCGATGGGCCTTTCCGTCCCGCGCAGCTCTACCGGCTCAAGCCGGCCTTCCGCACGCGGCTCAAGCTGATCAACCGCGGTTTCTGA
- a CDS encoding NAD+ synthase produces MFRITLAQINPMVGDMQGNLALMREAAAKAAAEGARMVVFPELSLTGYYPGDLLDEEGFLDAVDAALAEALAATRATPGLHWVIGAPLRRSGPGKAIENALLVLQDGEERLRYAKQLLPTYNIFDERRHFEPGPDVARVLRIDDVRIGFLICEDGWNDDGADYAVNPFLRLADAAPDLVVSINASPSHVGKREQRHQLFAAAARRNGLPLLYVNQVGGQDQLVFDGASFAVTPEEGVVFEARRFVPDTVTIGFAAGRFLDAQGRAPAKPPVEGLARMAFYHQQIVLGLSDYARRCGFRRAVVGSSGGIDSALTLALAAEALGPENVVGITMPSRFSSSGSVDDSVALCEALGVQLLTHPIREIVAEFERGFAAATGVAAQGLTLENLQARVRGTILMEYSNAHGHLLLTTGNKSEISVGYCTLYGDTNGGLGLIGDLYKTEVFALAREVNEAAGRVLIPLAIIDKEPSAELAPGQRDTDSLPPYPVLDDILKLLIEGRRLGAEEWAEAHARVAALRATPEGEALVARIHKLVARNEYKRRQAPPILRLRPRAFGSGRQMPIAARHVF; encoded by the coding sequence ATGTTCCGAATCACGCTCGCCCAGATCAACCCCATGGTCGGCGACATGCAAGGCAATCTTGCCCTGATGCGCGAGGCCGCCGCCAAGGCCGCGGCCGAGGGCGCACGCATGGTGGTATTCCCCGAGCTTTCGCTCACCGGCTACTACCCGGGCGACCTGCTCGATGAAGAGGGCTTCCTCGACGCGGTCGATGCCGCGCTCGCCGAGGCACTGGCCGCAACGCGTGCGACGCCGGGCCTGCACTGGGTGATCGGCGCGCCGCTGCGCCGCAGCGGTCCCGGCAAGGCGATCGAGAACGCGCTGCTGGTGCTGCAGGACGGCGAGGAGCGCCTGCGCTACGCCAAGCAGCTGCTGCCGACCTACAACATCTTCGACGAGCGCCGTCACTTCGAGCCGGGCCCCGACGTCGCGCGCGTGCTGCGCATCGATGACGTACGCATCGGCTTCCTGATCTGCGAGGACGGCTGGAACGACGACGGTGCCGACTACGCGGTCAATCCCTTCCTGCGGCTGGCCGACGCGGCGCCTGATCTCGTGGTGTCGATCAACGCGAGCCCCTCGCACGTGGGCAAGCGCGAGCAGCGCCACCAGCTGTTCGCCGCGGCCGCGCGGCGCAACGGATTGCCGCTGCTCTATGTGAACCAGGTGGGCGGGCAGGACCAGCTCGTCTTCGACGGCGCGTCCTTCGCGGTCACGCCGGAGGAGGGCGTGGTTTTCGAGGCGCGCCGCTTCGTGCCCGACACGGTGACGATCGGTTTTGCGGCAGGTCGCTTCCTCGACGCGCAGGGCAGGGCGCCCGCGAAGCCACCCGTCGAGGGGCTCGCGCGCATGGCCTTCTATCACCAGCAGATCGTGCTGGGCCTCTCCGACTACGCGCGTCGCTGCGGCTTCCGTCGCGCGGTGGTGGGCTCCTCCGGCGGCATCGACAGCGCACTCACGCTCGCGCTCGCGGCCGAGGCGCTGGGGCCGGAGAACGTGGTGGGCATCACCATGCCTTCGCGCTTTTCCTCCTCGGGCAGCGTCGATGATTCCGTGGCGCTCTGCGAGGCGCTCGGCGTGCAACTGCTGACGCATCCGATCCGCGAGATCGTCGCCGAGTTCGAGCGAGGCTTCGCCGCCGCGACCGGCGTCGCGGCCCAGGGTCTCACGCTGGAGAACCTGCAGGCGCGGGTGCGCGGCACCATCCTCATGGAGTACAGCAACGCCCACGGCCATCTCCTGCTCACTACCGGCAACAAGAGCGAGATCTCGGTGGGTTACTGCACGCTCTACGGCGACACCAATGGCGGCCTCGGCCTGATCGGTGATCTCTACAAGACGGAGGTCTTTGCGCTCGCCCGCGAGGTGAACGAAGCGGCGGGTCGCGTGCTGATTCCGCTGGCGATCATCGACAAGGAACCCTCCGCCGAACTCGCCCCCGGCCAGCGCGATACCGACAGCCTGCCGCCGTATCCGGTGCTCGACGACATCCTCAAGCTGCTGATCGAGGGACGTCGACTGGGCGCGGAGGAGTGGGCCGAGGCCCACGCGCGCGTCGCCGCGTTGCGGGCCACGCCCGAGGGCGAGGCCCTGGTGGCGCGCATCCACAAGCTGGTCGCGCGCAACGAATACAAGCGCCGCCAGGCACCGCCCATCCTGCGCCTGCGTCCACGCGCCTTCGGCAGCGGGCGCCAGATGCCGATCGCGGCTCGCCACGTTTTCTGA
- the pnuC gene encoding nicotinamide riboside transporter PnuC yields MTPLEVAANVALVISILLAARNSVHTWWTGIVACGLFALLFERSQLYADVVLQLFFVATSAWGWWLWLVGQGGEALPVGRSSPRMLLGLAVVGALVTLIYGALLHRFTNAYAPFADSAVLAFSVIAQCLMMKRKLACWPVWLLVNSIAVPLYFSRGLTLTAGLYVLFWFNAFHGWHRWRQDLLRADVALPAAGQRA; encoded by the coding sequence ATGACGCCACTGGAAGTCGCCGCCAATGTCGCCCTGGTGATCTCCATCCTGCTCGCCGCGCGTAACAGCGTGCATACCTGGTGGACCGGCATCGTCGCCTGCGGCCTGTTCGCACTGCTCTTCGAGCGCAGCCAGCTGTACGCGGACGTAGTGCTGCAGCTCTTCTTCGTCGCCACCTCGGCGTGGGGCTGGTGGCTCTGGCTCGTGGGGCAGGGCGGCGAGGCGCTCCCGGTAGGCCGCAGTTCGCCGCGCATGCTGCTCGGCCTGGCCGTGGTGGGCGCGCTGGTGACGCTGATCTACGGCGCACTCCTGCATCGCTTCACCAATGCGTATGCCCCCTTCGCGGATTCGGCGGTGCTCGCTTTCAGCGTGATCGCACAGTGCCTGATGATGAAGCGCAAGCTCGCGTGCTGGCCGGTCTGGCTGCTGGTCAACAGCATCGCGGTGCCGCTTTACTTCAGCCGCGGCCTAACGCTCACCGCCGGGCTCTACGTGCTCTTCTGGTTCAACGCCTTCCATGGCTGGCACCGATGGCGCCAGGACTTGCTGCGCGCCGACGTGGCGCTACCCGCGGCAGGTCAGCGGGCGTGA
- a CDS encoding YadA-like family protein produces MPASTAIPNASSRRPWRLSLIAAALGSLSLPAAAFIAGGTNPDVPAASDGGNTTATAINGGQATQANAVAVGPGSQASGSSAIAVGQGTVASGTGALAEGNAARAGGQNAVALGSATNSAAVDSVALGQAASATGNYGVAIGSGAGSSADNAVAVGGAASATQSGALALGVRSSATGGQAVAIGEGSAASFNRSVAIGPGSTSSADSAVAVGGGAGATKNNAAAFGTNATANGVSAVAIGEGARTQGDYGIAMGSGAQSSGTASIAIGGASQAAGNHATAVGEWSSSAGSNGTALGYGAKAQQTDSLAAGRDADANAQDAVALGRTASASHANSVALGAGSQTVRGANNSYTDGTGTLANQNSAGEVSVGAAGAQRQITNVAAGSADSDAANVAQLKAAMQRSADAAMFQSSTDARGAPQATGSNSAAGGANARASGANSLALGSSAQSSGSNSVALGSGSTDDGRSNVVSVGAAGAERNITHVRAGELSDSSTEAVNGAQLKATNDEVARLGNVVNNYQGNLDHMENKLSAGVATAMASASLPQAYRPGASMVAFGGATWNNESGFAVGLSTVTPDGRFVIKASGNASSRGAYGASVGAGWQW; encoded by the coding sequence ATGCCCGCCTCGACCGCAATCCCGAACGCAAGCTCCCGCCGCCCCTGGCGCCTGAGTCTCATCGCCGCGGCCTTGGGCTCGCTGAGCCTGCCGGCCGCCGCTTTCATCGCGGGTGGCACCAACCCTGATGTGCCCGCCGCCAGCGACGGCGGCAACACCACCGCCACTGCGATCAATGGAGGGCAGGCCACGCAGGCGAACGCCGTCGCAGTCGGCCCAGGCTCGCAGGCCAGCGGCAGCAGCGCGATCGCTGTCGGCCAGGGCACGGTGGCCTCCGGCACCGGCGCCCTGGCCGAGGGCAATGCGGCGCGGGCCGGGGGACAGAACGCGGTCGCGCTGGGCAGCGCCACCAACAGCGCCGCGGTGGATTCCGTGGCGCTGGGCCAGGCGGCCAGCGCCACAGGCAACTACGGTGTCGCGATCGGCTCCGGGGCGGGCAGCAGCGCCGACAATGCGGTCGCCGTGGGTGGCGCCGCCAGCGCCACCCAGTCCGGCGCGCTCGCACTGGGCGTGCGTAGCAGCGCCACCGGCGGACAGGCCGTGGCGATCGGCGAAGGCAGCGCGGCCAGCTTCAACCGCAGCGTCGCCATCGGCCCCGGTTCGACCAGCAGCGCCGACAGTGCCGTCGCCGTCGGCGGTGGCGCAGGCGCCACGAAGAATAACGCTGCGGCCTTCGGCACCAACGCGACCGCCAACGGGGTCTCCGCCGTGGCGATCGGCGAAGGGGCGCGGACGCAGGGCGACTATGGCATCGCCATGGGGTCGGGCGCGCAGAGCAGCGGCACGGCCAGCATCGCCATCGGCGGCGCCTCGCAGGCCGCAGGCAACCACGCGACCGCGGTGGGCGAATGGTCGTCCTCCGCCGGCAGCAACGGCACGGCGCTCGGCTACGGCGCCAAGGCGCAACAGACGGACAGCCTGGCGGCGGGCCGCGATGCGGACGCCAACGCGCAGGACGCCGTCGCCCTGGGCCGCACCGCGAGCGCCAGCCATGCCAACAGCGTGGCGCTGGGGGCGGGCTCGCAGACCGTGCGCGGCGCCAACAACAGCTACACCGACGGCACCGGGACGCTTGCCAACCAGAACTCCGCGGGCGAAGTCTCCGTGGGTGCCGCCGGCGCGCAGCGCCAGATCACCAACGTAGCCGCGGGCAGCGCGGACAGCGATGCCGCCAACGTAGCGCAACTCAAGGCCGCGATGCAGCGCAGCGCGGACGCGGCGATGTTCCAGAGCAGCACCGACGCGCGCGGCGCGCCGCAGGCAACCGGCAGCAACTCGGCCGCAGGCGGCGCCAACGCGCGCGCGAGCGGTGCGAACAGCCTCGCGCTAGGCTCCAGCGCACAGAGCAGTGGCAGCAACTCGGTCGCGCTGGGCAGCGGCTCCACGGACGATGGCCGCAGCAATGTGGTCTCGGTGGGCGCGGCGGGGGCCGAGCGCAACATCACCCATGTGCGCGCAGGCGAACTGAGCGACAGCTCGACCGAGGCGGTCAACGGCGCGCAGCTCAAGGCCACCAACGACGAGGTTGCGCGCCTGGGCAACGTGGTGAACAACTACCAGGGCAATCTCGACCACATGGAAAACAAGCTCAGCGCGGGCGTGGCCACCGCGATGGCGAGCGCCAGCCTGCCGCAGGCCTATCGCCCGGGCGCGAGCATGGTGGCGTTCGGCGGCGCGACCTGGAACAACGAGAGCGGCTTCGCCGTGGGCCTGTCCACCGTCACCCCGGACGGCCGCTTCGTGATCAAGGCCAGCGGCAATGCCTCATCCCGCGGGGCCTATGGCGCCAGCGTCGGCGCAGGCTGGCAATGGTGA
- a CDS encoding AAA family ATPase encodes MSEREEGAPRFRRGLVVGKFSPLHLGHLALIRAARAACASLLVLSYCKPELPGCLAERRARWLARTCPDVDICVLDETGVGAYARDKGLVPRPMPTNDATDAEHQAYLAWLLVEVLDERPDAFFANEAYAQPTARVLSEACTRRGGVAHTVHARSPDPGRRQLPVSASQIRAQSLAATRWLPDAVRADYPLRVGLIGAESSGKTTLAAALARHFGTPWVPEYGRELWEAKGGTLAFEDYARIAAVQVAREEAVRDAALVFCDTTPLTTIFYCRDAHDRADPALIDAAARPYALLVLCEDDFAFEQDGTRRGADFSRRQQAWYRAELAARSLPWISATGALEARVAQVARALAACGASPLPACADAGAIGPAG; translated from the coding sequence GTGAGCGAGCGGGAGGAAGGCGCGCCGCGCTTTCGTCGCGGCCTGGTGGTGGGCAAGTTCTCGCCCCTGCACCTGGGTCACCTCGCCTTGATCCGCGCGGCGCGCGCGGCCTGCGCGTCGCTGCTGGTGCTGAGCTACTGCAAACCCGAGCTGCCGGGCTGCCTCGCCGAACGGCGGGCGCGCTGGCTGGCCCGGACCTGTCCGGATGTCGACATCTGCGTGCTCGATGAAACCGGCGTCGGCGCGTATGCGCGGGACAAGGGCCTCGTGCCGCGCCCCATGCCCACCAACGACGCAACGGACGCCGAGCACCAGGCCTACCTCGCCTGGCTGCTGGTGGAAGTGCTCGACGAACGCCCGGATGCGTTCTTCGCCAACGAGGCCTACGCCCAGCCGACCGCGCGGGTGCTCAGCGAGGCCTGCACACGCCGTGGGGGCGTGGCGCACACGGTGCATGCGCGCAGCCCCGATCCGGGCCGCCGGCAGCTACCGGTGTCCGCCTCGCAGATCCGCGCCCAATCCCTTGCCGCGACTCGCTGGCTTCCCGACGCGGTGCGCGCCGACTATCCCCTGAGGGTCGGTTTGATCGGCGCGGAGTCCAGTGGCAAAACCACGCTGGCCGCCGCGCTTGCCCGCCATTTCGGCACGCCCTGGGTGCCCGAGTACGGACGTGAGCTATGGGAAGCGAAGGGCGGAACGCTGGCCTTCGAGGACTACGCGCGGATCGCCGCCGTCCAGGTCGCACGCGAGGAGGCGGTGCGCGACGCCGCGCTGGTGTTCTGCGACACCACGCCGCTTACGACGATTTTCTACTGCCGCGACGCGCACGACCGCGCCGACCCGGCGCTCATCGATGCGGCAGCGCGGCCTTATGCGCTGCTCGTGCTGTGCGAGGACGACTTCGCCTTCGAGCAGGACGGCACCCGCCGCGGCGCGGATTTCTCGCGCCGCCAGCAGGCCTGGTATCGCGCCGAACTGGCCGCCCGCAGCCTGCCCTGGATCAGCGCGACGGGCGCGCTGGAGGCGCGGGTCGCCCAGGTCGCCCGCGCGCTGGCGGCGTGCGGCGCTTCACCATTGCCAGCCTGCGCCGACGCTGGCGCCATAGGCCCCGCGGGATGA
- a CDS encoding cysteine hydrolase: MSPQQALKVQLLVIDPQNDFCDLPEGWLPPDPLHADARTQSGIQPALPVAGAHADMQRLAGFVREAGAALDAITLTLDSHHRVGIERPTFWRKGDGGAVDPFTTITAADVRTGRFAPRHPAHRERVLAYLDTLEAAGRYTLMVWPVHCEIGTWGYAVHAGLQAAYNEWEVARGTQVHKVLKGSNPWTEHYSALMAEVPDPADPHTQLNRALVGRLAAADLLIVAGEAGSHCVKATVEHYVQQVPAALASRIVLLTDCISPVGGFEAQYRKFLDDMRARGVRVASSQEIRAELRARAA, translated from the coding sequence ATGAGCCCGCAGCAGGCCCTCAAGGTGCAATTGCTGGTCATCGACCCCCAGAACGATTTCTGCGACCTGCCGGAGGGCTGGTTGCCGCCCGATCCGCTGCACGCCGATGCGCGCACTCAGTCCGGCATCCAGCCTGCCTTGCCGGTGGCCGGCGCCCATGCGGACATGCAGCGGCTCGCAGGCTTCGTGCGCGAAGCCGGTGCCGCGCTCGACGCGATCACCCTCACGCTCGACTCCCACCACCGCGTCGGGATCGAACGCCCGACCTTCTGGCGGAAGGGCGACGGCGGGGCGGTCGATCCCTTCACCACGATCACCGCCGCCGACGTGCGCACCGGACGTTTCGCGCCGCGCCATCCCGCGCATCGCGAACGCGTGCTCGCCTACCTCGACACGCTGGAGGCCGCCGGCCGCTACACGCTGATGGTGTGGCCGGTGCACTGCGAGATCGGCACCTGGGGTTATGCGGTGCATGCCGGCCTGCAGGCGGCCTACAACGAGTGGGAAGTCGCCCGCGGCACCCAGGTGCACAAGGTGCTCAAGGGCAGCAATCCCTGGACCGAGCACTACAGCGCCCTCATGGCCGAAGTCCCCGATCCTGCCGATCCGCACACCCAGCTCAACCGGGCCCTGGTCGGCCGACTCGCCGCGGCCGATCTGCTGATCGTCGCGGGCGAGGCGGGCAGCCACTGCGTCAAGGCCACCGTGGAGCACTATGTGCAGCAAGTGCCCGCTGCGCTGGCGAGCCGCATCGTCTTGCTCACCGACTGCATCAGCCCGGTGGGCGGGTTCGAGGCGCAGTACCGCAAATTCCTCGACGACATGCGTGCGCGTGGCGTGCGCGTCGCCAGCAGCCAGGAAATCCGGGCCGAGCTTCGCGCTCGCGCCGCTTGA
- a CDS encoding MBL fold metallo-hydrolase — MKPRLAARPSLLLVLLACLSACGAHNPYYDPARRHHTPEGFRNNYPMQAPSRSDTLRWQWERWRDGLPPAPQDLPTPVEPDLAALAHPGPRPAVTWIGHATVLLQVAGRNVLTDPQFSERASPFSFAGPKRAQPPGVPLASLPHIDLVLISHNHYDHLDQASLAALARQAGGAPELVVPLGIETWMAEEVPEWPRDRIHRFDWWDGRAFGELRTTLVPVQHWSARGLFDRNETLWGGWVLEAPDFRFFFSGDLGYSRDVADIAARFPQGFDFAAIAIGAYEPRWFMHSQHVDPTEAVRVFRELKVRRALGIHWGTFALTDEPLDQPPRDLAQARAAQGVAESDFFVLRHGETRVLP, encoded by the coding sequence ATGAAGCCACGCCTCGCCGCGCGCCCCTCCTTGCTCCTCGTCCTGCTGGCCTGTCTGAGCGCCTGCGGCGCGCACAACCCTTACTACGATCCGGCCCGCCGCCATCACACGCCCGAAGGCTTTCGCAACAACTACCCGATGCAGGCGCCCTCGCGCTCCGACACCTTGCGCTGGCAGTGGGAGCGCTGGCGCGATGGCCTGCCGCCCGCACCGCAGGATCTGCCAACGCCGGTCGAGCCCGACCTCGCCGCGCTGGCGCATCCGGGGCCGCGGCCTGCGGTGACCTGGATCGGCCACGCGACGGTGCTGCTGCAGGTCGCGGGCCGCAACGTCCTGACCGACCCGCAGTTCTCCGAACGGGCTTCGCCTTTCAGTTTCGCCGGGCCGAAGCGCGCGCAGCCCCCCGGCGTGCCGCTGGCTTCGCTGCCGCATATCGACCTGGTGCTGATCTCGCACAACCACTACGACCATCTGGACCAGGCGAGCCTCGCTGCGCTCGCGCGGCAGGCCGGCGGCGCACCGGAACTGGTGGTGCCGCTGGGCATCGAGACGTGGATGGCGGAGGAAGTACCGGAATGGCCCAGGGACAGGATCCATCGCTTCGACTGGTGGGATGGCCGGGCTTTCGGGGAACTGCGGACCACCCTGGTGCCGGTGCAGCACTGGAGCGCCCGTGGCCTCTTCGACCGCAACGAGACGCTGTGGGGCGGCTGGGTGCTGGAGGCGCCGGATTTCCGCTTCTTCTTCTCGGGCGATCTCGGCTATTCACGCGACGTCGCCGACATCGCGGCGCGCTTTCCGCAGGGTTTCGACTTCGCCGCGATCGCGATCGGCGCCTACGAACCGCGCTGGTTCATGCACTCGCAGCATGTGGACCCGACGGAGGCGGTGCGGGTTTTCCGCGAGCTCAAGGTGCGCCGCGCACTGGGCATCCACTGGGGCACCTTCGCGCTGACCGACGAACCGCTCGACCAGCCGCCGCGCGATCTTGCGCAAGCGCGCGCGGCGCAGGGCGTGGCCGAGTCCGACTTCTTCGTCCTGCGCCACGGCGAGACGCGGGTGCTGCCCTGA